The Methanothrix soehngenii GP6 genome has a window encoding:
- a CDS encoding glutamate synthase-related protein gives MKSFVFPQFQIIRDEAKCGQCRGCERQCAFGTHTYDPVSDRLISDDNKCVGCQRCAIFCPRDAIVVRPNPSFYRPNASWSREKLEDVKKQAETGGVILTGCGNDKPFRIYWDHMVLNASQVTNPSIDPLREPMELRTFLGAKPDLMDFKVKNEEVEIATQLSPNLMVEMPIVFSAMSFGAISYNAFLSLATAASKLGTYFNTGEGGLPREMREKFGKHAIVQVASGRFGIDAEYLNCAAAVEIKVGQGAKPGIGGHLPGEKVSVSVSATRMIPVGTDAISPAPHHDIYSIEDLSMLIHAIKEATNYEKPVSVKIAAVHNFAAIAAGIVHAGADIIAIDGLRGGTGAAPKVIRDNVGIPIELAISSLDRRLRQDGIRNRCSIIAAGGIRCSADVIKAIALGADATYIGSAALIAMGCNLCQKCYTGKCNWGICTQDPRLAGRLNVDIASQRLVNLISAWSHEIQEMLGGMGINALESLRGNRDHLRGVGLYEWELDVLGIKGAGE, from the coding sequence ATGAAATCATTCGTCTTTCCCCAGTTTCAGATCATCAGAGACGAGGCAAAATGCGGCCAGTGCCGGGGTTGCGAGAGGCAGTGCGCATTTGGCACCCACACATACGATCCGGTCAGCGATCGATTGATATCAGACGACAACAAGTGCGTTGGCTGCCAGAGGTGCGCCATCTTCTGCCCCCGTGATGCCATAGTGGTCCGGCCAAATCCGTCATTCTACCGCCCGAACGCCTCCTGGTCTCGGGAGAAGCTGGAGGACGTTAAAAAGCAGGCTGAGACTGGCGGGGTGATACTGACAGGATGCGGCAACGACAAGCCCTTCAGGATCTACTGGGACCACATGGTGCTCAATGCCTCTCAGGTCACCAACCCCTCGATAGATCCTCTGCGGGAGCCGATGGAGCTGCGCACCTTTCTTGGTGCCAAGCCTGACCTGATGGATTTCAAGGTAAAGAACGAGGAAGTGGAGATTGCCACCCAGCTCTCACCCAATCTGATGGTGGAAATGCCGATCGTCTTCTCCGCCATGTCCTTCGGAGCAATCAGCTACAATGCCTTCCTCTCCCTGGCCACAGCGGCCAGCAAATTGGGGACCTACTTCAATACCGGCGAGGGGGGGCTTCCCAGGGAGATGAGAGAGAAATTCGGCAAGCATGCCATCGTACAGGTAGCCTCCGGTCGTTTCGGCATAGATGCCGAATACCTCAACTGCGCCGCTGCGGTGGAGATCAAGGTAGGCCAGGGGGCTAAACCTGGAATAGGCGGTCACTTGCCCGGAGAGAAGGTCTCTGTTTCCGTCTCCGCCACCCGGATGATCCCAGTGGGCACAGACGCCATCTCCCCGGCGCCGCATCATGATATCTACTCCATCGAGGATCTGTCCATGCTCATCCACGCCATCAAAGAGGCTACAAACTACGAGAAGCCGGTATCGGTCAAGATCGCAGCTGTGCATAACTTCGCCGCCATAGCAGCGGGGATCGTTCATGCTGGCGCGGACATCATTGCCATCGATGGCCTGCGGGGGGGCACCGGAGCTGCTCCCAAGGTGATCAGGGACAATGTGGGAATACCCATTGAGCTGGCCATATCCTCTCTGGACCGACGCCTCCGCCAGGATGGCATCAGGAACAGGTGCTCGATCATCGCCGCTGGCGGAATTCGCTGCAGCGCAGATGTGATAAAAGCCATAGCCCTGGGTGCAGATGCCACCTATATCGGCTCGGCAGCTCTCATTGCCATGGGCTGCAATCTCTGCCAGAAATGCTACACCGGCAAATGCAACTGGGGAATCTGTACCCAGGACCCGCGTCTAGCAGGGCGGCTGAATGTGGATATCGCCTCCCAGCGGCTGGTTAACCTCATATCTGCCTGGTCTCATGAGATTCAGGAGATGCTGGGGGGAATGGGGATCAATGCCCTGGAGAGCCTGCGCGGAAACCGTGACCATCTGCGGGGCGTGGGTTTATATGAATGGGAGCTGGATGTCCTGGGAATAAAGGGTGCGGGAGAATGA
- a CDS encoding GltB/FmdC/FwdC-like GXGXG domain-containing protein, with amino-acid sequence MIQDNEISLIPTNTMASGGLFLGAVEINADGLQTRDLNDRLRDLMLAGKRKVIIRNVCGQRYIGTRLYSPERHRMEIDIFGTPGNDLAAFLFGHRLVVHGNAQDGVGNTMDDGEIVIEGRAGDVLGFSMRGGTIYVRDGCGYRTALHMKEYEGKKPALVIGGTAQDFLGEYMAGGTVILLDLKGQGHRANFIGSGMHGGTIYLRGSVNRSQVSEQVEISPIDEADRGILDQYVSGFIEKFPDLELIPEEVLKDGFVKLIPRSKRPYSDLYTY; translated from the coding sequence ATGATTCAGGATAATGAGATCTCCCTTATCCCAACAAATACCATGGCTTCAGGAGGTTTGTTTTTGGGAGCGGTTGAGATCAATGCCGACGGGCTCCAGACCAGAGATTTGAACGACCGGCTGCGAGATCTGATGCTGGCCGGCAAGAGAAAAGTGATAATCAGAAATGTATGCGGCCAGCGATATATTGGCACCAGACTGTACTCGCCAGAGAGGCACCGGATGGAGATCGATATCTTCGGTACTCCTGGAAATGACCTGGCTGCCTTCCTCTTCGGTCATAGGCTGGTCGTGCATGGCAATGCTCAGGACGGGGTTGGAAACACCATGGATGATGGAGAGATTGTGATTGAGGGTAGAGCGGGAGATGTCTTGGGCTTTTCCATGCGTGGAGGGACGATCTATGTGCGGGACGGCTGCGGCTACAGGACCGCTCTGCATATGAAAGAGTACGAGGGCAAAAAGCCGGCTCTTGTCATAGGCGGGACGGCTCAGGATTTTCTGGGCGAGTACATGGCTGGAGGGACAGTCATCCTCCTGGATCTCAAAGGTCAGGGCCACAGGGCGAACTTCATAGGATCAGGTATGCATGGCGGGACCATATATCTGCGGGGCTCAGTGAACCGCTCGCAGGTGAGCGAACAGGTGGAGATCTCACCGATTGATGAAGCCGATCGGGGGATTTTAGACCAGTATGTGTCCGGTTTCATTGAAAAATTCCCTGATCTCGAACTGATTCCTGAAGAGGTCCTGAAGGATGGTTTCGTCAAGCTCATCCCGAGATCAAAGAGGCCTTATAGCGATCTATATACCTATTGA
- a CDS encoding 4Fe-4S binding protein: MPVYVDISRCIGCRSCEVACDRVHGGKGHVNVHFVGSLASVPVFCHHCEDACCTMVCSTGALHKEGDKTAFDVDKCTGCGLCQLACPFGVVRTDKIAHKCDLCSGQEMPTCVMTCPANALSLDFDLASRRARNRAAMLITRGGRA; this comes from the coding sequence ATGCCAGTTTATGTTGATATCAGCAGATGTATAGGATGCCGGTCCTGCGAGGTGGCCTGCGATCGGGTGCATGGTGGCAAAGGGCATGTGAATGTTCATTTTGTAGGTAGTCTGGCATCAGTACCGGTCTTCTGCCATCACTGTGAGGATGCCTGCTGCACCATGGTCTGCAGTACCGGAGCCCTGCATAAAGAGGGGGATAAAACGGCTTTTGATGTGGACAAGTGCACTGGCTGTGGCCTGTGCCAGCTGGCCTGTCCCTTTGGGGTTGTACGGACGGACAAAATCGCTCATAAATGCGATCTGTGCTCGGGCCAGGAGATGCCGACATGTGTTATGACCTGTCCAGCCAATGCCTTGAGCCTGGATTTCGATCTCGCCAGCCGCAGGGCTCGCAACCGTGCGGCCATGTTAATCACCAGGGGAGGCAGAGCATGA
- a CDS encoding 4Fe-4S dicluster domain-containing protein: MIKVDPGKCLGCLSCSNVCPNQNIVLLQSADTRTVHWKKCKEECDLCVEFCPAKALALVAYDELVPESEISFELVACRVCGSRYATLPMLMKVEASLPAGMQEDASGLEWIRICSQCRRDIEAEKAAGQVMKERKRISP, translated from the coding sequence ATGATAAAAGTTGATCCAGGCAAGTGTCTGGGCTGCCTGTCCTGCTCCAACGTCTGCCCCAACCAGAACATCGTCCTTCTACAGAGCGCTGATACCAGAACCGTTCACTGGAAAAAGTGCAAAGAGGAGTGCGATCTTTGCGTCGAGTTCTGTCCGGCCAAGGCACTGGCTCTGGTGGCTTATGATGAGCTTGTCCCAGAGTCCGAGATCTCCTTTGAACTGGTGGCCTGCAGGGTCTGCGGATCACGATATGCCACCTTGCCCATGTTGATGAAGGTCGAGGCTTCCCTTCCTGCAGGGATGCAGGAGGATGCCAGCGGCCTGGAATGGATCCGGATCTGTTCCCAATGCCGGCGGGATATTGAGGCGGAGAAGGCGGCCGGACAGGTAATGAAGGAGAGAAAGAGGATTAGCCCCTGA
- a CDS encoding GHMP family kinase ATP-binding protein, with translation MAKILIRGGDLDLVEYEFQPFVPGQCIKTLGLEKDYQLTPVSGKITVTAPGRIHLTVLDMNRFAPDRPGGGGMGFALQIYCSAQVECIPSGLEIDYSREPIIRHFAEVFRKTVRYEGGFRIVVRDHQKKHVGLGSTGSVLLALGHAMNSALGSPLNREQIRMLIGNNYVEETEDGRVTNGFETGVGPAAATYGGMVITGDELALVYQHRFAEGKNVFITIPPTIVSSAGRSEFDLLMNRARNLDYQDRELKAYLMLMDLIPALEKSDLRKIGDTIWEIEFRGSKRAEVEHHGFEIYRYMSILRDADLEFVGMSSVGPSIAIVTERSRDEVAKIIEPVGLKIAVETKVDNIGLTIRVD, from the coding sequence TTGGCAAAGATATTGATAAGAGGCGGGGATCTGGACCTGGTTGAATACGAGTTCCAGCCCTTTGTCCCGGGCCAGTGCATAAAAACCCTGGGATTGGAAAAAGACTACCAGCTCACTCCGGTTTCAGGGAAGATAACGGTAACCGCTCCTGGTCGCATTCATCTGACTGTACTGGACATGAACCGCTTTGCCCCCGACCGGCCGGGGGGAGGAGGAATGGGCTTTGCCCTGCAGATCTACTGCTCTGCCCAGGTGGAATGCATCCCATCCGGGTTGGAGATCGACTATTCTCGGGAACCTATAATCCGCCATTTTGCAGAGGTATTCAGAAAGACGGTCCGCTATGAGGGTGGATTCAGAATTGTGGTCCGCGACCACCAGAAAAAGCATGTAGGACTCGGCTCCACCGGATCGGTCCTTTTAGCTTTAGGCCATGCCATGAACAGCGCTTTAGGCTCCCCCCTGAATAGAGAACAGATCCGCATGCTCATAGGCAACAACTATGTGGAGGAGACCGAGGACGGCAGGGTTACAAACGGCTTTGAGACCGGCGTGGGTCCAGCGGCAGCAACTTACGGAGGCATGGTAATTACCGGCGACGAGCTGGCCCTGGTCTACCAGCACCGGTTTGCCGAAGGTAAGAACGTCTTCATCACCATCCCCCCCACCATCGTCTCCTCTGCCGGCCGCTCGGAGTTCGATCTGCTCATGAACCGGGCCAGGAACCTCGATTATCAGGACAGGGAGCTAAAAGCCTATCTGATGCTCATGGACCTCATCCCCGCCCTGGAGAAAAGCGACCTGAGAAAGATCGGAGACACCATCTGGGAGATAGAGTTTCGGGGCTCGAAGAGGGCCGAGGTGGAGCATCATGGCTTTGAGATCTATCGCTACATGAGCATTCTGCGAGATGCCGACCTGGAGTTCGTGGGGATGAGCTCGGTCGGCCCTTCCATCGCCATTGTCACCGAACGCAGCCGGGATGAGGTGGCGAAGATTATCGAGCCCGTGGGCCTCAAGATTGCCGTAGAAACCAAAGTGGACAATATAGGCCTGACGATCAGAGTGGACTAA
- a CDS encoding elongation factor 1-beta has translation MGDAAVRMKVMPESTDVDLEKLAEDIRKAVPSFARMHAIEQKPIAFGLKALIVVTIMDDKGGRSPDEIEEAVRKLPGVESVEVEEVGLI, from the coding sequence ATGGGAGACGCAGCAGTAAGAATGAAGGTTATGCCTGAGAGCACAGATGTAGACCTGGAAAAGCTGGCTGAGGACATAAGGAAAGCCGTGCCCAGCTTCGCCAGAATGCATGCCATCGAGCAAAAACCAATTGCATTTGGCCTCAAGGCTCTGATCGTTGTGACCATCATGGATGACAAGGGCGGCCGCAGCCCGGATGAGATCGAGGAAGCGGTGAGAAAACTTCCCGGCGTGGAGTCCGTGGAAGTGGAAGAGGTCGGTCTGATCTAA
- a CDS encoding HVO_2753 family zinc finger protein codes for MKEEMPERCISCGITLTGVGGARFPCPSCGTVIARCNKCKKQSNVYTCKACGFTGP; via the coding sequence ATGAAGGAAGAAATGCCAGAGAGATGCATATCATGTGGCATTACGCTGACCGGCGTGGGCGGAGCAAGGTTTCCCTGCCCAAGCTGCGGAACCGTGATTGCCAGATGCAATAAATGTAAAAAACAGAGCAATGTCTATACCTGCAAGGCCTGTGGCTTCACAGGACCATGA
- a CDS encoding amino acid kinase family protein has translation MPSYVLKLGGSLIETSRDLMRVLISLANEEDYSFLVVPGGGPFADLIREINAKRGLGDEAAHWMAVLAMEQYAFFLADGNGASLSSEVRIPEKREVNVLLPYRALTEDDFCPEHSWDYTSDSIALLVAARLGLPLIKATDVDGVLIDGTVAEELFARQLLGRESCIDQGTIKLLLGDLSGLRMWVLNGTDPISFAIALRCRKGGTFINGQKLSPSY, from the coding sequence ATGCCATCTTACGTATTGAAGCTTGGAGGGAGCCTCATCGAAACCTCCCGGGATCTTATGCGCGTCCTGATCTCCCTCGCGAACGAGGAGGACTACAGCTTCCTGGTGGTGCCTGGGGGAGGGCCGTTTGCCGATCTGATCCGTGAGATTAACGCCAAAAGGGGCTTGGGCGATGAGGCCGCCCATTGGATGGCAGTACTGGCCATGGAACAGTATGCCTTTTTCCTTGCAGACGGAAATGGAGCCAGTCTCAGCTCCGAGGTTCGCATTCCAGAAAAAAGGGAGGTGAATGTCCTTCTCCCCTATCGAGCCCTGACCGAGGATGACTTTTGCCCGGAGCATTCCTGGGACTACACCTCCGACTCCATAGCTTTGCTGGTTGCAGCCAGGCTGGGCCTGCCCCTGATCAAAGCCACAGACGTGGATGGTGTGTTGATCGATGGAACGGTGGCAGAGGAGCTTTTTGCCCGCCAGCTCCTGGGAAGAGAAAGCTGCATCGATCAGGGCACTATTAAGCTTCTATTGGGGGATCTTTCGGGATTGAGAATGTGGGTGCTTAACGGCACCGATCCGATCTCATTTGCAATAGCGTTGAGATGCAGAAAGGGCGGCACGTTTATCAATGGACAGAAGCTTTCCCCATCCTATTGA
- a CDS encoding NUDIX domain-containing protein produces the protein MKREIKTPLLAADAVILFQDGIVLIRRNNPPYQGCYALPGGFVEIGETVEEAAIREAREETGLDINLLGLVGVYSDPARDPRGHVVSVAFLARGSGRLQSGSDARSAEVFPPEELTRLSFDHEQIISDALHLAEVLGICASN, from the coding sequence ATGAAAAGAGAGATTAAAACCCCCCTGCTGGCTGCAGATGCAGTCATACTCTTCCAGGATGGGATTGTGCTGATAAGGAGGAACAACCCGCCCTATCAAGGCTGCTATGCCCTGCCTGGCGGCTTTGTGGAGATAGGGGAAACTGTCGAAGAGGCAGCGATAAGGGAGGCTAGGGAGGAGACGGGGCTTGATATCAATCTGCTGGGGCTGGTGGGGGTCTACTCCGATCCCGCCCGCGATCCAAGGGGCCATGTGGTCTCCGTGGCCTTTCTCGCCCGGGGCAGTGGCCGGCTCCAATCCGGCTCTGACGCCCGGTCTGCTGAGGTATTCCCCCCAGAAGAGCTGACCAGGCTTTCCTTCGACCATGAGCAAATCATCAGTGATGCCCTCCACCTGGCTGAGGTATTGGGAATCTGTGCATCAAATTAA
- a CDS encoding glutamate--tRNA ligase: MEEIRDLIEKYALQNAVKYNAAPNAGAVMGKLMGERPELRSRAKEVSPLVGEVLARVEKTSPEEWKRRLEEIAPELLVQLSEKKEPDKGLPSLEGAEGGVVMRFAPNPNGPPTLGSARGIIVNSEYVKKYGGKFIIRFDDTDPVKKRPMPEAYGWYLEDCQWLAAKPDQVIVASERIEQYYPIAEELIRRGGAYVCRCPQAAFKEHKEKGIECIDRGQSIEENLDLWKKMLDGTLKEGEAVLRVKTDMHHKDPAIRDWPAFRIVTAPHPLVGDRYRVWPLLDFESAVEDHLLGTTHIIRGKDLADSGSRQRYLYSYLGWEYPRVIHWGRVKIHQFGSFSTSKLRKAIEAGEYSGWDDPRVPTVRAMRCRGIRPEALRKFMIDLGVGETDISLSMDSIYAENRKLVDPEANRRFFVWEPVALEIEGDVPPLARAPLHPTDDRGFREIPAGNRLFICRSDLEGFRAGDNIRLKDLCNVEITSLEPARARFLGKDMGKRTKIIHWAPLDGVRVIVMKPDGVDEGIGETGIAEELGKVVQFERYGFVRVNKIGEPIVAYYAHR; this comes from the coding sequence ATGGAAGAGATAAGAGATCTCATCGAGAAATATGCGCTGCAGAACGCGGTGAAGTACAATGCTGCCCCCAATGCCGGGGCGGTCATGGGCAAGCTCATGGGCGAGCGTCCGGAGCTTCGCAGCCGGGCAAAAGAGGTCTCGCCCCTGGTAGGCGAGGTTTTGGCAAGGGTGGAGAAGACCAGCCCCGAGGAATGGAAGAGGAGGCTGGAGGAGATAGCGCCTGAGCTACTGGTGCAGCTCTCAGAGAAAAAGGAGCCTGACAAAGGACTGCCCAGTCTGGAGGGAGCGGAGGGTGGAGTGGTGATGCGCTTTGCCCCTAATCCCAACGGCCCGCCCACATTGGGCAGCGCCCGGGGAATCATCGTCAACTCTGAGTATGTGAAAAAGTACGGTGGCAAGTTCATCATCCGTTTTGATGATACCGATCCCGTGAAAAAAAGGCCCATGCCCGAGGCCTATGGCTGGTATTTAGAGGACTGCCAATGGTTGGCGGCGAAGCCGGATCAGGTGATTGTCGCCAGCGAGAGGATCGAGCAGTACTATCCAATTGCCGAGGAGCTGATCCGCCGGGGTGGGGCTTATGTCTGCCGCTGCCCTCAGGCGGCCTTCAAAGAGCACAAGGAGAAGGGAATAGAGTGCATTGACCGGGGCCAGAGCATCGAGGAGAACCTGGATCTCTGGAAAAAGATGCTGGACGGAACCCTCAAAGAGGGTGAGGCGGTCCTGCGGGTGAAGACCGACATGCACCATAAAGACCCTGCGATTCGGGACTGGCCGGCCTTCAGGATTGTCACCGCCCCCCATCCGCTGGTGGGGGACAGGTACCGGGTCTGGCCGCTGCTCGACTTCGAGTCGGCGGTGGAGGACCACCTGCTGGGCACAACCCATATCATCCGGGGAAAGGATCTGGCAGATAGCGGAAGCAGGCAGAGGTATCTGTACTCTTACCTCGGATGGGAGTACCCCAGGGTCATTCACTGGGGCAGGGTTAAGATCCATCAGTTCGGGTCTTTCAGCACCAGCAAGCTGAGGAAGGCGATTGAGGCCGGAGAGTATTCGGGCTGGGACGACCCACGGGTGCCAACAGTGCGGGCGATGCGCTGCCGGGGAATCCGGCCTGAGGCCTTGCGAAAGTTCATGATCGATCTTGGCGTTGGTGAGACGGACATCAGCCTGAGCATGGACTCGATATATGCCGAGAACCGGAAGCTGGTCGATCCGGAAGCCAACCGCCGCTTCTTCGTCTGGGAGCCGGTGGCCCTGGAGATAGAGGGCGATGTCCCGCCGCTGGCGCGAGCGCCCCTGCATCCCACTGACGATCGGGGATTCCGGGAGATTCCCGCTGGAAACAGGCTGTTCATCTGCAGGAGCGATCTTGAGGGCTTCCGAGCGGGGGATAACATCCGCCTGAAGGACCTGTGCAATGTAGAGATTACCAGCCTGGAGCCTGCCAGAGCACGCTTTTTGGGCAAGGACATGGGAAAGAGGACCAAGATCATCCACTGGGCGCCCCTGGACGGGGTGAGGGTCATAGTGATGAAGCCCGATGGGGTGGATGAGGGAATAGGAGAAACGGGAATTGCCGAGGAGCTGGGGAAGGTCGTGCAGTTCGAGAGATATGGATTTGTGCGGGTCAATAAAATTGGCGAGCCGATAGTGGCCTATTACGCGCACCGGTGA
- a CDS encoding acylphosphatase yields the protein MLKLTAYVSGKVQMAGYRSKIATIARVFGLKGYVMNLPDSRVKIVAEGHEADLERFLEAVRIKNTLIDVEEIKADFSEANGSYEEFFKIAGEGETDARLDQAAEYLKELISAVREGFKDNGSKLDSMSSSLKDISGKQDDLKKSITEGFRETGSYLKDISGKQDDLKKSITEGFRETGSYLKDISGKQDDLKKSITEGFRETGSSLKDISGKQDQIIDRIDCAREEIVSEVSGMRSDLKGRTEERLQRIESDVTEIKARMRS from the coding sequence ATGCTTAAGCTCACCGCTTATGTCTCTGGAAAGGTCCAGATGGCGGGATACAGATCTAAGATAGCAACTATTGCCCGCGTCTTTGGCCTCAAGGGATATGTGATGAACCTGCCCGACAGCAGGGTGAAGATCGTTGCAGAGGGCCATGAAGCTGATTTAGAAAGGTTCCTTGAAGCCGTCAGAATCAAAAATACCCTGATCGACGTGGAGGAGATTAAAGCAGATTTTTCTGAGGCAAATGGATCTTACGAAGAATTTTTTAAAATCGCAGGGGAGGGGGAGACTGACGCCCGTCTGGACCAGGCGGCAGAGTATCTTAAAGAGCTGATATCCGCCGTGAGAGAAGGATTCAAGGATAATGGTTCAAAGCTCGATAGCATGAGCTCCTCTCTAAAAGATATCTCAGGGAAACAGGATGATCTAAAAAAGTCAATTACGGAAGGCTTCCGGGAAACTGGCTCCTATCTGAAAGATATCTCAGGGAAACAGGATGATCTAAAAAAGTCAATTACAGAAGGCTTCCGGGAAACTGGTTCCTATCTGAAAGATATCTCAGGGAAACAGGATGATCTAAAAAAGTCAATTACGGAAGGCTTCAGGGAGACTGGCTCCTCCTTAAAAGATATCTCAGGGAAACAGGATCAAATCATCGATAGGATAGACTGTGCCCGCGAGGAGATCGTCTCTGAGGTTTCCGGCATGCGCTCGGATCTTAAGGGCCGCACAGAGGAGCGGCTGCAGAGGATCGAGAGCGATGTGACTGAGATCAAAGCCAGGATGAGATCCTAA
- a CDS encoding geranylgeranylglycerol-phosphate geranylgeranyltransferase, producing MLAFWEILRPFNCLMASAAAIIGLLIAMVQDMHAALIIAGAVFLITGAGNVINDYYDRQIDAINRPDRPIPSKRVRPQTAFYYSIALFAAGCILAGLAGRICLAIAAFNSLLLFFYARNLKATPILGNLSVSYLTGSTFLFGGAVAGFMGILANQVPFGLSFLASMSREIAKDIEDMVGDQQGGARTLPILAGERAAAALAGLFGVAGVALSLLAPFGRLYLLIVAVADLLLLLSVYKVIRKDAAGSQKAIKKGMAVALLAFLAGALLS from the coding sequence TTGCTGGCATTCTGGGAGATCCTCCGCCCGTTCAACTGCTTGATGGCATCAGCGGCAGCCATAATCGGCCTTCTGATCGCTATGGTTCAGGATATGCACGCTGCCCTAATCATCGCTGGGGCCGTCTTCCTGATCACTGGGGCGGGAAATGTCATCAACGATTACTATGATCGCCAGATCGATGCCATAAACAGGCCTGACCGGCCCATCCCCAGCAAGCGAGTCCGGCCCCAGACGGCTTTCTACTACTCGATCGCCCTTTTCGCCGCCGGCTGCATTCTGGCGGGCCTGGCCGGTCGGATATGTCTGGCCATCGCCGCCTTCAACTCCCTGCTCCTCTTCTTCTATGCCCGAAACCTGAAGGCCACCCCAATTCTAGGAAATCTGTCCGTCTCTTATCTTACCGGCTCCACCTTCCTCTTTGGAGGGGCAGTGGCTGGATTTATGGGCATCCTGGCCAACCAGGTCCCCTTCGGCCTCTCCTTTCTGGCCAGCATGAGCCGGGAGATCGCCAAGGACATCGAGGATATGGTGGGAGACCAGCAGGGTGGAGCCCGAACCTTACCCATCCTGGCGGGCGAGCGCGCGGCGGCAGCCCTGGCCGGGCTCTTCGGAGTGGCGGGAGTGGCCCTGAGCCTCCTCGCCCCCTTTGGGAGGCTATACCTGCTGATAGTAGCGGTGGCGGATCTGCTCCTTCTGCTCTCTGTGTACAAAGTAATCCGGAAGGACGCAGCCGGCTCTCAGAAGGCGATAAAGAAAGGGATGGCTGTGGCCCTGCTGGCATTTCTGGCCGGGGCGCTCTTATCCTGA
- a CDS encoding MarR family transcriptional regulator, producing the protein MKMGEKSEFAAKSSIAALQEKAMDIIALRPEGIYQSDLRRLLKIDSSKCSKVVARLQGSELIRRESVPASSTYLLKLSGAFVPPPADGSSNATAPSAVPAHAGPRKKKSGHEEKRKDAAGKLKGGISRVHADTQMKGYNADITAANIESDLERFIQGNADGRIKKLIDRQIDRLIDRRIFGQVNRRIQCSIGKIEDTINRKTDSSMDGKSSSPIESENDGPKDLNELDRPVGSYFDCSIEDNLGSKSEMDLDIDDRIDSNFNHNRLPGSHSHIDSYLTEIYLLYLTRATSF; encoded by the coding sequence ATGAAAATGGGGGAGAAGTCAGAATTTGCCGCTAAGAGCAGCATTGCTGCTCTGCAGGAGAAGGCGATGGATATCATAGCCTTGCGGCCAGAGGGAATTTATCAATCCGATCTGAGGAGGCTCCTGAAGATCGACAGCAGCAAATGCTCAAAGGTGGTAGCCAGGCTGCAGGGCTCAGAATTGATCCGCAGAGAGAGCGTTCCTGCCAGCAGCACCTACCTATTAAAGCTCTCCGGAGCGTTTGTCCCACCTCCTGCGGATGGTTCATCCAATGCTACTGCCCCATCTGCCGTCCCTGCTCATGCCGGCCCGAGGAAAAAGAAGTCTGGGCATGAGGAGAAGAGGAAGGACGCGGCAGGCAAACTCAAAGGCGGCATTTCCAGGGTTCATGCTGATACGCAGATGAAAGGCTATAACGCTGACATCACCGCTGCCAATATAGAAAGTGATCTTGAGAGGTTCATCCAGGGCAATGCCGACGGCCGGATCAAGAAGTTGATCGATCGGCAAATCGACAGGCTTATTGATAGAAGGATTTTCGGCCAGGTCAACCGCAGGATTCAATGTTCAATCGGCAAGATAGAAGACACGATCAATCGCAAGACTGATTCTTCGATGGACGGCAAGAGCTCAAGCCCAATCGAGAGCGAAAATGACGGTCCAAAGGATTTAAATGAGCTTGATCGCCCGGTCGGCAGCTATTTCGACTGCTCGATCGAGGACAACCTGGGCAGCAAGAGTGAGATGGATCTGGATATCGATGACCGGATCGATAGCAATTTTAACCACAATAGATTGCCTGGCAGCCACAGCCATATCGATAGCTACTTAACTGAGATCTATCTGCTCTATCTCACACGTGCGACCTCGTTTTAA